One Natranaerovirga pectinivora genomic window, TTTGCCAATGTCAATAAGTACTGATATTTTTTCTGCATTGCTTGAAGTTCGTATATACAACTGTCAATTAATTCTGGTTCAGTTAAACTTTCAAAATTAATATAAGCAATATCAATTGCCTTTTTTACACTTCTAATATTTTTTAGAAGCAATTCTTCATCCGTTCCTTGTTCTAATATAAAACTATCCTCATAAAGTTGATTATAATTATTTGCTTTCATATATTTCATCCCTCTATTATTGCTTTTTACATTATTAGTATAGTCATAAAAAATATTTTTTATACTAATTTATACCAGCATTAATATCAGAAATTTTACATATACTTATTTATTAGTTAAATAGTGTTAGCAAATTTATAATACACCTTCTATTTATATGTAACTATGTTTGTATATAAAGTTTGTCCTACTGCTTTTTTTTGTTCACTTTTCTTTAAATACCTTTACTGTACAATATATTTTTCTATATGATTAAGCTTTAAAACCCCTACTATTATTATCTCCAAGTATGGTCTCATTTAATATGCCCTTACCATACGTTAATCCTGCATATAGTTGTTGTGCATTATCTATTAACGGATCTGCATTTACTGTGGTAGCAGCTTCTTTCCAGCTAATTAACAATGTAGAAATAACTTTTTGAGCACTTTCT contains:
- a CDS encoding DUF2508 family protein; the protein is MKANNYNQLYEDSFILEQGTDEELLLKNIRSVKKAIDIAYINFESLTEPELIDSCIYELQAMQKKYQYLLTLAKAKNLVANIW